From one Pempheris klunzingeri isolate RE-2024b chromosome 9, fPemKlu1.hap1, whole genome shotgun sequence genomic stretch:
- the smad5 gene encoding mothers against decapentaplegic homolog 5 produces the protein MTSMSSLFSFTSPAVKRLLGWKQGDEEEKWAEKAVDALVKKLKKKKGAMEDLEKALSCPGQPSKCVTIPRSLDGRLQVSHRKGLPHVIYCRVWRWPDLQSHHELKPLEVCEYPFGSKQKEVCINPYHYKRVESPVLPPVLVPRHSEFNPQHSLLVQFRNLTHNEPHMPLNATFPESFQQPHSGGGSSSGGGGGSGSFPISPNSPYPPSPASSGTYPNSPASSGPSSPFQLPADTPPPAYMPPDEQLGQESQSMETSSSLVPPNMARGDVQPVEYEEPSHWCSIVYYELNNRVGEAYHASSTSVLVDGFTDPSNNKNRFCLGLLSNVNRNSTIENTRRHIGKGVHLYYVGGEVYAECLSDTSIFVQSRNCNYHHGFHPTTVCKIPSGCSLKIFNNQEFAQLLAQSVNHGFEAVYELTKMCTIRMSFVKGWGAEYHRQDVTSTPCWIEVHLHGPLQWLDKVLTQMGSPLNPISSVS, from the exons ATGACCTCCATGTCTAGTCTCTTCTCCTTCACAAGCCCAGCAGTCAAGCGCCTGCTCGGCTGGAAGCagggagacgaggaggagaaaTGGGCCGAAAAGGCAGTGGATGCACTTGTAAAAAagttgaagaagaaaaagggcGCCATGGAGGACCTGGAGAAAGCATTGAGCTGCCCCGGGCAGCCCAGCAAGTGTGTTACCATTCCAAGATCACTGGACGGCCGGCTACAGGTTTCCCACAGGAAAGGTCTGCCTCACGTAATCTACTGCCGAGTGTGGCGCTGGCCAGACCTTCAGTCCCACCATGAGCTCAAGCCCCTGGAGGTGTGCGAGTACCCatttggatccaaacagaaGGAGGTCTGCATCAACCCATATCACTACAAGCGAGTGGAGAGTCCTG TGCTCCCTCCTGTCCTGGTACCACGGCACAGTGAATTCAACCCACAGCACAGCTTGCTGGTACAGTTCCGCAATCTGACCCACAATGAGCCACACATGCCCCTGAACGCCACCTTTCCAGAGTCCTTCCAGCAGCCTCACAGCGggggcggcagcagcagcggcggaGGAGGTGGAAGTGGTTCTTTTCCCATCTCTCCCAACTCTCCGTACCCTCCTTCTCCAGCCAGCAGTGGTACTTATCCAAATTCTCCTGCCAGCTCGGGGCCCTCCAGTCCATTCCAGCTCCCAG CTGACACCCCACCCCCAGCGTACATGCCCCCTGATGAGCAGCTGGGCCAGGAGAGCCAGTCCATGGAAACAAGCAGCAGCCTGGTGCCACCAAACATGGccagaggag ACGTGCAGCCAGTGGAGTACGAGGAGCCGAGTCACTGGTGCTCCATTGTCTACTATGAACTCAACAATCGTGTAGGTGAGGCTTACCACGCCTCGTCAACCAGTGTGCTGGTGGATGGCTTCACCGACCCTTCAAACAACAAGAACCGCTTCTGCCTCGGACTGCTGTCCAACGTCAACCGCAACTCAACAATCGAAAACACCCGCAGGCACATCGGCAAAG GAGTGCACCTGTACTATGTGGGAGGGGAGGTGTACGCAGAGTGCCTCAGTGACACCAGCATTTTTGTCCAGAGTCGTAACTGTAATTACCACCACGGCTTCCACCCCACCACCGTCTGCAAGATCCCCAGTGGATGTAGCCTCAAGATTTTCAACAACCAGGAGTTTGCTCAGCTTCTGGCCCAGTCAGTCAACCACGGCTTTGAGGCCGTCTATGAGCTAACCAAGATGTGTACCATTAGGATGAGCTTCGTCAAG GGCTGGGGAGCGGAGTATCACCGACAGGACGTCACCAGCACCCCCTGCTGGATCGAGGTGCACCTGCATGGGCCCCTCCAGTGGCTGGACAAGGTGCTGACACAGATGGGTTCACCTCTCAATCCAATCTCCTCTGTGTCCTAA